One region of Chanodichthys erythropterus isolate Z2021 chromosome 17, ASM2448905v1, whole genome shotgun sequence genomic DNA includes:
- the LOC137004258 gene encoding olfactory receptor 52E8-like — MKDLPAQNISFTDFKLNGFYSLGEWRPFLFIPFFLMFLLSIQANSILIYLIKSQKSLHSPMYVLIGVMAVVDLILPIIFVPNMLLSFLFNWSGISLTGCLIQMFGIHFVGTFQNTLLLWMALDRYFAICKPLNYHKYMEIPNFLKYVVVPVIRNGLLIVTMVSLAGKLSFCVTNVIDHCFCEHMALVQLACGDISVNNIVGLVSAFLIPTADFILIIASYVVIFTSVLKSGKAHMKALNTCITHLIVLTFSLTSALTAFLSYRIRNNISSSNRVFISIVYVFFTCCFHPIIYGWRTKEIRQKFIKFFNNAKVFPLKI, encoded by the coding sequence ATGAAGGATCTTCCTGCACAAAATATCTCATTCACAGACTTCAAATTAAATGGTTTCTACAGCCTAGGAGAATGGAggccttttttatttattcctttttttcttatgtttttaTTGTCTATCCAAGCAAATTCTAttctaatatatttaataaaatctcAAAAATCTCTACATTCTCCAATGTATGTACTAATAGGTGTTATGGCAGTTGTAGACTTGATCTTGCCAATAATTTTTGTACCAAACATGCTTCTTAGCTTTTTATTTAATTGGAGTGGGATATCTTTAACAGGTTGTTTGATACAAATGTTTGGCATTCATTTTGTTGGAACATTTCAAAATACTTTGCTTTTGTGGATGGCACTGGATCGTTACTTTGCAATATGCAAACCTCTTAATTATCACAAATACATGGAAATCCCTAACTTTCTAAAGTATGTTGTTGTGCCAGTAATCAGAAATGGACTTCTGATAGTCACTATGGTCTCTCTGGCTGGGAAATTGTCATTTTGTGTAACAAATGTGATCGATCACTGTTTTTGTGAGCACATGGCATTAGTTCAGTTAGCATGTGGAGATATATCTGTTAATAATATTGTAGGACTTGTGTCTGCTTTCCTTATACCAACTGCAGATTTTATTCTCATTATTGCTTCCTATGTTGTAATTTTCACCTCTGTGTTGAAATCTGGAAAAGCTCACATGAAGGCCTTAAACACTTGCATTACTCACCTAATTGTCTTAACATTTAGCTTGACTTCTGCACTGACTGCATTTTTGTCATACAGAATAAGGAATAACATTTCTTCCAGTAACCGTGTATTCATAAGTATTGTTTACGTATTTTTTACATGTTGTTTTCACCCAATAATTTATGGATGGAGAACAAAAGAAATAAGACAAAAGTTTATAAAATTTTTCAATAATGCAAAGGTCTTCcctttaaaaatatga